gagagcagaATGCATTTCCTGCATACCTCTCTGCTGTCCGTTCTCTGCGTCTTCTCCCTCCTACTTTCAGGCTTCTCAGCGAGAGTACCTCACTGATAGCTCTgtttccctccctccctttctccctgcTTTTGCTCAGCCCTCTCTACCTCTGACACTCACACTCTCTCTATaacgctctctctctcagtcaAACAGAGGATTCTCCATAGCCAGCTGTAGCTGAACGTGATTCTCActtctgtgattgtttcactgatgctttcttccccccctttctctctctctctctctctctctctcttccgaTTCTGCCGATGCTGACATCCTGTACGTGGATGCTGCTAAGGTGCACAAAGAGTGAAGGGAATAGGAGAGAACTTTTAAGGCTGCTATCAGTGCACTTTCTCTTGAATCAAGACACGTTAGATTGGTTGATTTGCTGTCGAGAGACGAGTCAACAGTGGAAGGGTTTTTGTTGTAGTCGATGACTCATTTAGGTCATTTTCCTCCTTCAGGACTCCTGGATAtacatttcttttcctttgctCCACCTGTGGGTTTCCTTTCTACACTCTGTGGGGACTTTTATGGAGTGTGAAATTTGTCCAGCAAGTGTGAAGTTTGACAGAGCATGGCCAGTGGAACCACAGCTGAGTGTTGAACCTCTTCTGTCCAGTAAGGCAGCCCAGGTAAGTCAGCCAGTTCACTTTATTTCCCAAATAGATTTGTAATTGTGCATTTACATGCATGTAGTAGGAACTGCTGTTCTTTTCTGAGCTTGCCAGGAAAttctattactgaaggctaaaATGTAATATAAGTCCAGCCTGACTTTATCTCTGCCCCTGGTGCTTTTTGGTACTACTTAAGTCACAACGGAGAAATTACATCTTAGTGATTTCTGTCTGAATTTTGACAGGTGAGCATTAATCTTGACAAGAAGATGTCTATGACTCAGTAAAGACATCAGTGCAACAACTGGATCAACTCTGATACATTTAGCTTTAGTCTTACTTCTGAGAAATGACTTGGATCATTTTTCAGTTGTGCAATGTTCATGAGACTCTTTTTCTTAAGTTGTGCGGTAATCAAATGGGAATAAGCAAAATTTTCTTTAGAAACTAAGATTCATGGTTCCAGCCTAGACCTAAATGTGTAACCAACTGACCAAGTTAGAAATTCACAGTATGTTTACTTTAAGTTCAGCACATAAGTCATAATTCTGATTCATAACACGGAGTCATAGCTTATTCAAAGAATAACATACAAGACCATAGGCTACATATTTGTTAGtgcatgataaaaaaaaacgaaCTTCTTCCCATTTAAAAACTTGCAGAGAATTATGACACATTTTTGTCACCAGAGTTTAAGATTGTGCTAATGTTAATCAGACAGATAACACTCAATAACAAGAGCGCTAATTTCCATCAAAGATTATTTCAGTGTCAGATTTTCTGCATCATTTGAGTCACAGTGTGCAGACTGAATCTAAACATTAGTACTACAGTTTCAAAACTTAGGATAACGCCTCACTTCTTGACCAACTTGGTCTTACTAAAACACTGCTTTGGTAATTTTTATTAATCAGATTAAACTTTAGTCAGACAGAAATTTAACCTTTTGTTTAGTAGTTTTGACACTTTTTGGTCTCCACCTCTGTAAATATGCAATGAGTCAGAGACTCAGAGTGAGAGATGGTTTAGATCTCTACCTATTGGCGTGTTTTTTCAAAATGGAGATGATAGCTTGCAGAAAATATGCCAGTATAGTCTTTTTAACACTTTAGCAATCTGTTTATAAATCCCCAAAAGATCCACTTCATTAAAATAGCTTCCATGCATTGGCTATATTGGAGAGCTAATATATCATTTCCCTGTTCCCATACATTTCTCTTGCATCCAGACATGACAACAGTGTCCATGGAGCCTGTGGGAGTCCTGGTGGAAAGGGGCGGCAATGCAACTGACCCTCCTCTGAACTCACTTGAAGATACAGCCGCCACCTTTACCATTGGAACCATCCTCTCCATCATGTGTCTCATTGGAGTCTCCGGGAACATCTACACCCTGGTGGTGATGTGCCACTCCATGAGGTCTGCAGCCTCCATGTACATCTACATCATAAACTTAGCTTTAGCAGATCTGCTGTATCTTCTCACCATCCCCTTCGTAGTCTGCACACACTTCCTGAAGGGATGGTACTTTGGAGATGCAGGGTGTCGGATTCTGATAAGCATGGACTTCCTGACTATGCACGCAAGCATCTTTACTCTGACAATCATGAGTACAGAACGCTACTTTGCAGTGCTCAAGCCACTCGACACAGTGAAACGATCGAAAAGTTATCGGAAAGCTATTGCCCTACTTGTCTGGGTAGCTTCTCTAATCCTCACCCTACCGATGATCGTGAGAATTCAACTGATGGCAGTGGGCACCAAGCCTATGTGTCAGTCCACTTTGTCACCGCTCTCCTACAAGATTTACATCTCCTTCCTGTTTTGCACTAGCATTGTCGCTCCAGGACTGATTATTGGCTATCTTTACATCCAGCTTGCACGCACTTATTGGATTTCACAGACAGAGACATTCAAGCAGACCAAAAAATTACCAAATCAAAAGGTAAGTTAAGCACAAATTAATGTGTTTAATGTGACTATTTTGCTTTATCATTGCACTTACTGTCTTACCACTTATCAAATCCTTTTGTGTGGGTTGAATATTTAAATGCCACTACTCAGCTATCTATGCCAATTCTATTCAAACCCACATTTCTTCCTGGAAACAAAAGGGCAATACAGTGTTTCCCACAGATTTAAAGCCCTTGTCACACAGGTTTAGAGACTGGTTGGTGACTGCCTGGTAACCACCGGTTGTTAGAGAAAAGTCAATGTCATGACTGACTGGTTGCCAAGTGGTTGCAAGAGGTTGCTTGGTGAGACTGATAACAATGAGATAAAAACCTTCCTGTCATCTGCTAGTGACTCCATTACTAT
Above is a genomic segment from Maylandia zebra isolate NMK-2024a linkage group LG8, Mzebra_GT3a, whole genome shotgun sequence containing:
- the uts2r gene encoding urotensin-2 receptor, with translation MTTVSMEPVGVLVERGGNATDPPLNSLEDTAATFTIGTILSIMCLIGVSGNIYTLVVMCHSMRSAASMYIYIINLALADLLYLLTIPFVVCTHFLKGWYFGDAGCRILISMDFLTMHASIFTLTIMSTERYFAVLKPLDTVKRSKSYRKAIALLVWVASLILTLPMIVRIQLMAVGTKPMCQSTLSPLSYKIYISFLFCTSIVAPGLIIGYLYIQLARTYWISQTETFKQTKKLPNQKVLYLIFTIVLLFWACFLPFWIWQLLGQFHPSLPLSTKAKRNINYLTTCLTYSNSCINPFLYTLLTKNYKEYLRKNKRLWTTGNYFNRRSRFQRSPRRSPSASSQQCTESFMLTHTASLRAHNSSL